From the genome of Manduca sexta isolate Smith_Timp_Sample1 chromosome 14, JHU_Msex_v1.0, whole genome shotgun sequence, one region includes:
- the LOC115445233 gene encoding cysteine-rich with EGF-like domain protein 2, producing the protein MIPKILLLYLFFLCKLSISKRISPDLSSLRTGKLEDCQRCKILTDSFKHWLSGTSRGKHEGGDAAWEEAKLKSYSRSEMRLVEIQEGLCSELKKYQDHCYTLAEEVEQVLEKWWFYEDPETVDLYTWLCIDNLQYCCPPNHFSESCIPCPLDKNNKLCGGHGKCDGDGTRKGNGTCICHTGYTGNYCEECSKNFYLSNSICMPCHKACDGCSGEGVNSCNKCKNGWIMQSKSCIDIDECSSSSLCKENQYCVNREGSYKCKNCDPSCKSCKGDGSANCTLCDDMYTLWSGKCVGKEQKYEIVFNVAKRLTLYIGLLIISVFIFRNNKYFAAFTIVIIAIYIFTLENSSTVNLLELILNMN; encoded by the coding sequence ATGATACCAAAGatcctattattatatttattttttctttgcaaGTTATCTATCAGCAAAAGAATATCACCAGATCTAAGCAGTCTAAGAACTGGCAAATTAGAAGATTGCCAACGTTGCAAAATATTAACTGACTCTTTCAAACATTGGCTGTCGGGAACTTCACGCGGAAAACATGAAGGTGGAGACGCTGCTTGGGAGGAAGCAAAACTGAAATCTTATTCTAGAAGTGAGATGCGGTTAGTTGAAATTCAAGAGGGTCTGTGTtctgaactgaaaaaatatcaaGATCATTGCTACACTCTGGCCGAAGAAGTGGAACAAGTCTTAGAGAAATGGTGGTTCTATGAAGATCCTGAAACTGTTGATTTATATACTTGGCTATGCATCGACAACTTACAATATTGTTGTCCACCAAATCATTTCAGTGAATCATGTATTCCATGTccattagataaaaataacaaactgtGCGGTGGTCATGGAAAATGTGATGGAGATGGTACAAGAAAAGGCAATGGCACATGCATATGCCATACAGGGTACACTGGTAATTACTGTGAAGAATGttctaaaaacttttatttaagcaattctatTTGTATGCCCTGCCACAAAGCATGTGATGGATGTTCTGGTGAAGGAGTAAACTCATGTAACAAATGTAAAAATGGCTGGATAATGCAGTCCAAATCTTGTATAGATATAGATGAATGTTCTTCATCATCTTTATGCAAAGAAAACCAATATTGTGTAAATAGAGAAGGAtcatataaatgcaaaaactgTGATCCCTCTTGCAAGTCTTGTAAAGGCGATGGATCTGCAAATTGTACATTGTGTGATGATATGTACACCCTTTGGTCTGGTAAATGCGTAGGTAAAGAACAAAAGTATGAAATTGTGTTCAATGTAGCAAAAAGATTGACCTTGTATATAGGTCTGTTAATAATAAGTGTATTCATTTTCCGCAATAACAAGTATTTTGCAGCATTTACAATTGTTATTATtgccatttatatatttactctAGAAAATTCATCTACAGTTAACCTATTAgaactaatattaaatatgaattaa